One segment of Anopheles stephensi strain Indian chromosome 3, UCI_ANSTEP_V1.0, whole genome shotgun sequence DNA contains the following:
- the LOC118510877 gene encoding nipped-B protein isoform X1, whose amino-acid sequence MSDRDVPSVPITTLAGLTSLSDLLSELPISDSLSVSGSLNRSLLFHPRVAEEANNLLATRDDALTAQLVTAIEQTNSDSIELKDQYPQPAAPANGGAPIDGPSLLQAIHASRPNVFKSPYNPQIHQMFSSAVAQGVGNQQLVAQQQKITPTSQTQFYNLPNESYTNLVQLPQTYTNQQPVPIEQLQSVFQSQHDIQQLQQQLHHAQQTVPNLQQQQQQLQETQLLQQQFQFADPNQIIPTPQATIIRGQQQNSFPILPTQTPTTVMVGQQPVGGGGGSQLQQQVINIQNVTYSSNSAENSQLQQQQQLFQQQQQQQQQHNQNVIVSHASNIGQDQTLQALDPHQSVIQQSSTAAASYTTVGSNQAATMLQQNNLIPQQQQHLNVINQTNNNIHSASTQQQQHQYPQQSPQQQHLPNHNTLLPQSQQQQQQHQQSHLNNGTPAVVAPSGGMNHQQTLYQQQQQQQQTQQQQQQQFTNAKLPETAPRNNEYLQQQQQSKNLDARGRPSPAQGSTAPDTVNATGTSLNIAQQHHATKGPQQAQTTAHRYPTPLLGPNKPRPPGAGGGQPNANATTTPPAIRPIGVSGALMGNASTATLNRPAASSQSSSSSSSSSSSTAAAPAPTKPAPAAGINKPPPIDSKHLFRLIPLSEVDTLKLPKVIVGSERLTEKHTKMLVAAEGLKKFVAEEPKMAARMGLEKKSFDQIFSKMKEEESAAVRIGPPSKRKAAQEKVEENPEDYLSKPKLRRVERPAAAPVVKKLSKEELMATNTYQRFVSLMSKIFDQLDETETPTMEEGDEQYECIPTGLLNSISAEAAKLKVRNAIDAIPENKLTLLITYAMRSIHSAKNLSGSELQDDLVGDECIEKILNAVEAALLVCCLYTSKNTKFLQEDNIDAIIKFVQFQLRETIFPSYDPVYSVETKRKAGEGNKKKKAVSYQQKGITMLYTKTVELSKQLVTMFESFHFVDTIVIHASSLGVEPFFVDNIETLQFVCLDLVTTIFQNEKYAHHRRNIVSDILTSFDRLPHSKRNLRPYKLVNNGGNIQMMTALVLQLIQSSVILPDTLTTDTAGGGGGGKSTDLFIFGKYNTALSIGGNFLTTFLDKCKSRSNETDFRPLFENFIHDLLTTVNKPEWPAAELLLSLLGTMLVKKMSDKGVEQSIRVVSLEYLGIVAARLRKDTVESRCKVKTMDTLIRYIKIEQEKEGDEPMRNSKFQLDEEEERTEFLQKILLDFLAVNAHEGNVVWNHARHFYLTQWYRDLMQRKKKIAEGEKGYASRKKGGAGGAKKRKRYQSDSDGGGSDGGGGDDSDDGDGHGSNIREGQIDQELNSEIFRMLDTRKQYYLSQVAPFGGRTAGGGRSGAPVGGNYEIKTYIDYSNANLIAQYLASKRSFSQSYDKYLQKIILVVREPVVAIRTRAMKCLASIVEVDQMVLARKDMQMGVQQKLLDTAISVREAAVDLVGKYILSDHELIDQYYEMISQRILDTGVSVRKRVIKILRDICIEYPAHEKIPDICVKMIRRVNDEEGIQKLVMDVFMTMWFTPCNDNDKAAMDRKITQIIDVVCSSHETGTQGFDALLKTIFEPKESKDDSKLKKEIPKTLIKACQQIVDGLVEATMRLEGAENTRLVGCITALHLFAKIQPQLLVNHAISLEPYLNMRCQNQIISKFISSIAEILEQVVPLMDHPSEVFLADLESHLMMLIVSQSRAIVLSCVSCLSTVVNKITKNYKLIRDCFAKLYNNCLLLIKDKLASDSSIPIEQFFRPQFRRSIFTVGLFMRYFDFRLPEVYGEPNQGSNLPANICEDVFATLAFFLSCDHSEMCKEALTSMGNFCVKNYEYLMKVELRDYYNYLLTQDKVLTDMKITVLKNILMYLTEAENQMVRNDKEWSKQSKTEDLKEMGDVSSGMASRVIQIYLKEILRSFLHRDYGVRTWAMRVVEIVLRQGLVHPVQIVPYLICLSTDPEKDVAHSADRHLQEIDKQYPGFVNMKSHAGMQLSYELQELLQRRDESSIVRGYRVRDPQEPPSALNGFLYTLLRGTKPQRRALIQSITKQFDEGKISLRQMLYLADNLAYFPYVVQDEPLYIIHHVDVLISVTGTNLLATFREGLKPPPGTEANTEPNAQNPLEDDDDDDQEAILNRLPDDTSDLENCIRSAQGCMLLLILKQHLKDIYGITDSKISRYSPSESGKIYDKAMQRRSNSMFDPKATITLLKENRTDSDAKGDKERIELVQRYLDFKQLMLRLDPDDPDLLDEDEKPNSVAGTPVKQAPAAAASSAAPASSTQHNHNSTATDGTSNNVGHVNNVNSGGVGGPVTVSQQNDYSNRSSSYQGVPKTPKSGSNRQQLSSARKSAASGRTSTKKKKRKVSSTEEDEESDEASDDDYD is encoded by the exons ATGAGTGATCGAGATGTTCCAAGCGTTCCAATAACCACACTCGCTGGTCTTACCAGTCTTTCCGACT TGCTGAGCGAACTTCCCATCTCCGATTCACTGTCCGTGTCCGGTTCGCTAAACCGTTCGCTTCTGTTCCATCCGCGTGTGGCCGAGGAAGCGAACAATCTGCTCGCCACACGGGATGACGCACTAACCGCACAGCTCGTGACGGCAATCGAACAAACCAATTCGGACAGCATCGAGCTGAAGGATCAGTACCCGCAACCGGCTGCTCCGGCCAATGGCGGTGCACCGATCGATGGACCGTCGCTGTTACAGGCGATTCATGCCAGCCGGCCGAACGTTTTCAAGAGCCCCTACAATCCACAAATCCACCAAATGTTCAGCAGTGCTGTTGCGCAAGGGGTAGGAAATCAGCAGTTGGTggcgcagcagcagaagatAA CTCCAACATCACAGACACAGTTTTACAACCTTCCCAACGAAAGTTACACAAATCTGGTGCAATTACCCCAAACGTATACGAATCAGCAGCCAGTACCAATCGAACAGTTGCAATCGGTGTTTCAAAGTCAACATGACatccagcagctgcagcagcaacttcACCATGCACAGCAGACTGTCCCTAAtctacagcaacaacagcagcagctacaggaAACTCAGCTTCTACAGCAACAGTTTCAATTTGCCGACCCAAACCAAATCATCCCTACGCCGCAAGCCACCATCATTCGCGGTCAGCAGCAAAATTCCTTTCCCATCCTTCCCACCCAAACGCCAACCACCGTAATGGTCGGTCAGCAaccggtcggtggtggtggtggctcaCAGCTACAGCAACAGGTGATTAATATACAAAACGTTACGTACTCGTCCAATTCTGCAGAAAACAGCcaactgcagcaacagcagcaactcttccaacagcagcagcagcagcagcaacaacacaatCAAAATGTGATCGTTTCCCATGCATCCAACATCGGGCAGGATCAAACGTTGCAGGCACTGGATCCGCATCAAAGTGTGATCCAGCAGTcctccacagcagcagcatcctaCACAACGGTCGGTAGTAATCAGGCGGCGACCATGTTGCAACAAAATAACTTAAtcccacaacagcaacag CACCTAAATGTGATAAATCAAACGAATAATAATATACACAGTGCCTCAacccaacaacagcagcaccaataCCCGCAACAGTcgccgcagcagcaacatctgCCAAACCACAACACTCTATTACCGCAAtctcaacagcagcagcagcagcaccagcaatcTCATCTCAACAATGGCACCCCAGCCGTGGTTGCCCCGTCCGGCGGAATGAATCATCAGCAAACActgtaccagcagcagcagcagcagcagcaaacgcagcagcagcagcagcaacaattcACCAACGCAAAGCTTCCCGAAACGGCACCCCGGAACAACGAATatttgcagcaacagcagcagagcaAAAATCTCGACGCCCGGGGTAGACCGTCCCCAGCCCAAGGCAGCACGGCGCCGGACACGGTCAACGCAACCGGCACATCGCTAAACATCGCGCAACAGCATCACGCGACGAAGGGTCCCCAGCAGGCGCAAACCACCGCGCACCGGTACCCGACGCCACTGCTGGGGCCAAACAAACCCAGACCACCGGGAGCTGGCGGTGGGCAACCGAATGCGAATGCTACTACCACCCCACCTGCCATACGTCCGATCGGTGTAAGCGGTGCGCTGATGGGCAATGCGTCCACTGCCACGCTAAATCGTCCCGCTGCTTCGTCTcagtcgagcagcagcagcagcagcagtagcagcagtaccgcGGCAGCGCCAGCACCGACCAAACCAGCTCCAGCAGCCGGCATCAACAAACCTCCGCCAATCGACTCAAAGCATCTCTTCCGACTAATACCGCTCAGCGAGGTGGACACACTGAAGCTGCCGAAGGTGATCGTCGGCTCGGAACGGTTAACGGAAAAGCACACCAAGATGCTGGTCGCCGCCGAGGGGCTCAAAAAATTTGTGGCCGAAGAACCGAAAATGGCGGCCCGCATGGGGCTGGAGAAAAAGTCTTTCGATCAGATTTTCAGCAAAATGAAGGAGGAAGAATCGGCCGCCGTACGCATCGGGCCACCGTCGAAACGGAAAGCAGCGCAGGAAAAGGTTGAGGAAAATCCGGAAGATTACCTGAGCAAACCGAAGCTGCGGCGAGTGGAGCGGCCGGCCGCCGCACCGGTGGTGAAAAAGCTTAGCAAGGAAGAGCTGATGGCCACCAACACGTACCAACGGTTCGTGTCGTTGATGAGCAAAATTTTCGACCAGCTCGATGAAACGGAAACGCCCACGATGGAGGAAGGCGACGAGCAGTACGAATGCATACCGACGGGGTTGTTGAATAGTATTAGTGCGGAGGCGGCCAAGCTGAAGGTACGCAACGCGATCGATGCAATACCGGAGAACAAGCTGACGCTGCTCATCACGTACGCAATGCGCTCGATCCATTCGGCGAAGAACTTGAGCGGCTCCGAGCTGCAGGACGATCTGGTGGGGGATGAGTGCATCGAGAAGATACTGAACGCGGTCGAGGCGGCACTGCTCGTCTGCTGTctgtacacgagcaaaaacACAAAGTTCCTGCAGGAGGACAACATCGACGCGATCATCAAGTTCGTCCAGTTTCAGCTGCGGGAAACGATTTTCCCCTCGTACGATCCGGTGTACTCGGTGGAAACGAAGCGGAAAGCCGGCGAGggcaacaagaagaagaaggcggtCAGCTACCAGCAGAAGGGCATCACGATGCTGTACACGAAAACGGTCGAGCTGTCGAAGCAGCTCGTAACGATGTTCGAATCGTTCCACTTTGTCGACACGATCGTCATCCACGCGTCCTCGCTCGGGGTGGAACCGTTCTTCGTGGACAACATCGAAACGCTCCAGTTCGTGTGTCTCGATCTGGTGACGACAATCTTTCAGAACGAAAAGTACGCACACCATCGACGAAACATCGTGTCGGACATACTGACGTCGTTCGATCGGTTGCCCCACTCGAAGCGGAATCTGCGACCGTACAAGCTGGTCAACAATGGGGGCAACATACAGATGATGACGGCGCTGGTGTTGCAGCTGATTCAGTCCTCCGTCATCCTGCCCGACACGCTCACAACGGACACGgcgggcggcggtggtggtgggaaaagCACGGACCTTTTCATCTTCGGCAAATACAACACGGCGCTCAGCATTGGCGGCAACTTTCTGACCACCTTTCTGGACAAATGTAAAAGCCGCTCGAATGAAACCGACTTCCGTCCACTGTTCGAGAACTTCATACACGATCTGCTCACGACGGTGAACAAGCCCGAATGGCCCGCCgccgaactgttgctcagcCTGCTCGGCACGATGCTGGTGAAGAAGATGTCCGACAAGGGGGTGGAGCAGTCGATCCGCGTGGTGTCGCTCGAATACCTGGGCATCGTGGCGGCACGGTTGCGGAAGGATACGGTCGAGTCGCGCTGCAAGGTAAAGACGATGGACACGCTCATCCGCTACATCAAGATCGAGCAGGAAAAGGAGGGCGATGAACCGATGCGCAACAGCAAGTTTCAGCTGGACGAAGAGGAGGAGCGGACCGAGTTCCTGCAGAAGATACTGCTCGACTTTCTCGCGGTGAACGCGCACGAGGGTAATGTGGTGTGGAACCATGCGCGCCACTTCTACCTCACCCAGTGGTATCGGGATTTGATGCAGCGCAAGAAAAAGATTGCCGAGGGCGAGAAGGGGTACGCGTCGCGGAAGAAGGGTGGTGCCGGCGGGGCGAAAAAGCGGAAACGGTATCAGAGCGATTCGGACGGTGGGGGGTCggacggtggcggtggtgatgATTCGGACGATGGCGACGGGCACGGGAGCAACATACGGGAGGGCCAGATCGATCAGGAGCTAAACAGTGAAATCTTCCGCATGCTGGACACACGGAAACAATACTATCTTAGTCAGGTGGCACCGTTCGGCGGGCGGACGGCTGGTGGCGGGCGGTCGGGCGCACCGGTCGGTGGCAATTACGAGATTAAAACCTACATCGACTACAGCAACGCGAACCTGATCGCCCAGTATCTCGCCAGCAAGCGGTCATTCTCGCAGAGCTACGACAAGTACCTGCAGAAGATCATTCTGGTCGTGCGGGAACCGGTGGTCGCGATACGGACGCGCGCGATGAAGTGTCTCGCCAGCATTGTGGAGGTCGACCAGATGGTGCTGGCGCGGAAGGACATGCAGATGGGCGTGCAGCAGAAGCTGCTCGATACGGCCATTTCGGTGCGCGAGGCAGCGGTGGATCTGGTCGGGAAGTACATCCTGTCCGATCACGAACTTATCGATCAGTATTACGAAATGATTTCGCAGCGAATACTG gATACGGGCGTTTCGGTACGGAAACGGGTAATCAAAATCCTTCGAGACATCTGCATCGAGTATCCGGCGCACGAGAAGATACCGGACATTTGTGTGAAAATGATCCGGAGGGTGAACGACGAGGAAGGCATCCAGAAGCTGGTGATGGACGTGTTTATGACGATGTGGTTTACGCCGTGCAATGATAATGATAAG GCTGCAATGGATAGGAAAATTACCCAGATTATAGACGTTGTCTGCTCGTCGCACGAAACGGGTACGCAAGGTTTCGATGCCTTACTGAAAACG ATATTCGAACCAAAGGAGAGCAAAGACGATTCGAAGCTGAAGAAGGAGATTCCCAAAACCTTGATCAAAGCCTGCCAACAGATTGTGGACGGACTAGTGGAGGCGACGATGCGGCTGGAAGGGGCGGAAAACACGCGGCTCGTCGGCTGCATTACGGCGCTGCATCTGTTCGCCAAGATACAGCCGCAGCTGCTGGTGAACCACGCAATCTCGCTCGAACCGTATCTGAACATGCGCTGCCAGAACCAGATTATCTCGAAATTCATCAGCTCGATAGCGGAAATACTTGAGCAG GTGGTTCCCCTAATGGATCATCCGAGTGAGGTTTTCCTAGCGGACCTGGAGTCGCATCTGATGATGCTGATCGTTTCGCAAAGCCGCGCGATCGTGCTGAGCTGTGTTTCCTGCCTGTCGACGGTGGTAAACAAAATCACCAAGAACTACAAGCTGATTCGGGACTGTTTTGCAAA ATTGTACAACAACTGTCTGCTGTTGATCAAAGACAAGCTTGCGTCCGATTCTTCAATACCCATCGAGCAGTTTTTTCGGCCCCAGTTTCGACGGAGCATCTTTACGGTTGGATTGTTCATGCGGTACTTTGACTTCCGGCTGCCGGAGGTGTACGGTGAGCCCAATCAAG GTTCCAATCTACCGGCCAACATCTGTGAGGACGTGTTCGCCACGTTAGCATTTTTCCTTTCGTGTGATCACAGCGAAATGTGCAAGGAAGCGCTTACCTCGATGGGTAACTTCTGTGTGAAAAACTACGAATATCTGATGAAGGTCGAGCTGCGCGACTACTACAACTATCTGCTGACGCAGGACAAGGTGCTGACGGACATGAAGATAACGGTGCTGAAAAACATTCTCATGTATCTGACCGAGGCAGAGAACCAGATGGTTCGGAACGATAAGGAGT ggtcaaaacaatcaaaaacggAAGATCTGAAAGAGATGGGCGACGTGTCGTCCGGCATGGCGAGCCGAGTGATACAGATCTACCTGAAGGAGATACTGCGCAGCTTCTTGCACCGGGACTACGGTGTGCGGACGTGGGCGATGCGGGTCGTCGAGATAGTCCTGCGGCAAGGCTTGGTCCACCCAGTACAAATAGTTCCTTACCTAATATGCTTAAGTACCGATCCGGAAAAGGAT gtGGCACACAGTGCGGACAGACATTTGCAGGAAATCGATAAACAGTACCCGGGCTTTGTAAATATGAAATCTCACGCCGGCATGCAGCTGTCGTACGAGCTGCAGGAGCTGCTGCAGCGACGGGACGAGAGCAGCATTGTCCGGGGCTACCGGGTGCGGGATCCGCAGGAGCCGCCGTCGGCGCTGAACGGGTTCCTGTACACGCTGCTGCGCGGCACCAAGCCCCAGCGGCGTGCCCTGATCCAATCGATCACGAAGCAATTCGACGAGGGCAAAATAAGCTTGCGGCAAATGTTGTACCTGGCGGACAATCTGGCCTACTTCCCGTACGTCGTGCAGGATGAGCCGCTGTACATTATCCATCACGTCGACGTGCTCATCTCGGTGACGGGCACGAACCTGTTGGCGACGTTCCGGGAAGGTTTAAAGCCACCGCCGGGGACGGAGGCAAACACCGAACCTAATG CACAAAATCCCCTCgaagacgatgacgatgacgatcagGAAGCAATACTGAACCGGCTGCCGGACGATACGTCCGATTTGGAGAACTGTATACGGTCAGCGCAAGGTTGCATGCTTCTCTTAATACTCAAACAGCATCTGAAGGACATCTACGGTATCACGGACAG CAAAATCTCACGATACTCCCCATCGGAATCCGGCAAAATCTACGACAAAGCCATGCAGCGAAGATCCAACTCAATGTTCGACCCGAAGGCAACGATAACGCTGCTGAAGGAGAACCGCACCGACAGCGATGCGAAGGGCGACAAGGAACGGATCGAGCTGGTGCAACGATACTTAGAC TTCAAACAGCTAATGCTGCGGCTTGATCCGGACGATCCCGATCTGCTGGATGAGGACGAAAAGCCTAACTCGGTCGCCGGCACACCGGTCAAACAAGCGCCAGCAGCCGCGGCTTCCTCGGCGGCACCCGCCTCGTCCACCCAGCACAATCACAACTCAACCGCTACGGACGGAACAAGCAATAATGTCGGCCACGTGAACAACGTCAACAGCGGCGGCGTTGGTGGCCCCGTCACGGTTTCGCAACAGAAT GATTATAGCAATCGATCGTCGTCTTACCAGGGTGTGCCGAAAACACCGAAATCCGGATCGAATCGGCAGCAGCTGTCCTCGGCACGCAAATCGGCTGCCAGTGGGCGAACCagcacgaagaagaagaaacggaAAGTGTCCAGCacggaggaggacgaggaaaGCGACGAGGCCAGTGACGATGATTACGATTAA